The genomic window ttaaatttgttgtttagcTTACAGGTTCAGCTCAACACTGTTGCTGCTGCAATGGAGACTGTGGATGACAAAGACAGTGATCATCATCATGACAAGGGTTCTAATAAGACGAGTAAGTTACTTTAAACGAATTTGATGGATTTAATTGAAAACTGTGCTTCTTTTTATTcctatttatctttttaagtGATTGCAACTCATCAActagtttcaatttttgtcttttatctgTTGGcttaatttgatgttttagtaATTTTGGGTAATTTGTATTGAAAGGTAAAGCACCAGAGTGGAAGAAATTGAATTCAAAAGACCTTGGGATAACCACTTCTATGATTTCAAAGCCTACACGAATAGTGCTAAATGGCCTTAAGAGTAAAGgttgattctttttttaatcatttgattGAATCTAACGATGAAATTTTATCTCTTGCTGGTTTTTGATagttgctttcttttttccgtGACCTGTAGGATATGATGTTTACCTTGTGGGAGGCTGTGTACGCGATCTTATTTTGAAGCGGACGCCAAAAGACTTCGATATACTCACTTCTGCGGAACTTAGAGAGGTTGCTTTCCAATCTAACAAAGTCATCTCTTGAACATTGTCTTATGCTGATTTCAAAAtggattttttgttgttgttggaatGTGTTTAGGTTGTTCGGAGTTTCTCAAGATGTGaaataattggaaaaaaatttcCTATATGTCATGTGCACATTGGGAATGATATGATAGAGGTTTGGCTTTTTCTTGTCGAggattttctttcatattaCCAATATAAGCATAGCAAATGCAAATAAGAACAGTTTCTTAGCTTTCTCTTATAATTcatttatatactttttgaGTAGGTTTCGAGTTTTAGCACCTCTGCTCAAAATTCTCTAAGAAACACAAGAACGGGTTCTGGAAAATCTAATGGTTCCTATGACGAGGACAGTATCCGTTTCAATAACTGCTTGCAGCGTGATTTCACAATTAATGGGTATCTTATTAATCCCTTGATGATATCCTACACTCCTAAGTATTATGGAGATCCCATagttttgttacttttcttCACATGTTTATGTTGTGTTTTCAATCTCAGGTTGATGTTTGATCCATATGCCAAAGTTATATATGACTATCTTGGGGGAATAGAAGACATTAAAAAAGCTAAGGTGTGAACATATTCTGTTATACCTTTTTCCCCCggtaaattattttcaaatatcgTTTTTCTCATTGTGGTTCTTTGCTCACAGGTACGGACAGTGTTTCATGCTGGCACATCATTTCAAGAGGACAGTGGTGAGTTTTCTGGAAAAATAATCATCTTATGTAACATTTCCTCCATGGATTCTTTTCCAAAATCCTGTAGAGtctagaaaaacaaattcttgtaTGATTACCATTAAGAGTCTAGATAATAGAAGCTTATCAGTGCTTTACCGATTATAACATATCCAGCCAGGATTCTTCGTGGAACAAGAATTGCTGCGCGTTTAGGTTTTACAATTTCCAAGGAAACAGCTCATTTCTTAAAGAACCTTTCCTTCCTAGTACAAAGACTCCACAGGGTACTACTACTGCTTCACTTCacaaagaaatattttctCCACATTATTTTTACAACAGTGTGTTCATGAATGATTCTGTATTATACATGTAGGGAAGAATCTTGTTGGAAATGAATTACATGTTAGCGTATGGATCAGCAGAAGCTTCTTTACGATTGTTGTGGAAATTTGGGATACTAGAAATTCTTTTACCAATTCAGGTGAGTGTTTCCACTCATCTATTGTTATGTCTTAAATGTATCTTTGCGTCTATCTAACTTCAATATTCACAGGCAGCATATCTCGTTCGCACTGGTTTCAAGAGACGCGACAAAAGGAGTAACTTGCTTCTGGTAATATGCAGATGCGCATTCTGCAATATTCGTCACAGAGAAGTTTCTATTGCTTAAATTATTGAGTACAGAACTTATAGTTAACATTTCGTAATGCAGTCTCTCTTCGGAAATTTGGATAAATTGTTGGCTCCTGATAAACCTTGCCACAGCAGCTTATGGTACGGTCCTCATCTTCTATAAGTTCCTGAAAACACAATCCTTATCATATACAGTGGATAAAATTGTAAGACGCAACACTATTGTATTGGAAATTTGTAGGCTAACAATCTTGGCTCTTCACAAAGCACTTGCTGATCAACCTCGATATCCTTCAGTGGTAGCCGCGTTTAGCCTTGCTGTCCACAATGGTGGAGATGTTTTAGAAGCTGTAAAAAATACCAGGAAAGTCACAAAGCCACATAATAGAAGCTTCTTTGAGCTACTGGAGCCAGAGGAAATGGACTCCCAAACCTTGTTGGATGAAGTCATGGATTTTGATTCATCTATCAAAGAAGCCTTGGGACAGATGACTGATGGGAGGTTTATTTCCAAGGCTATGGCAGCGTACCCTCAGGCCCCATATTCCGATATGGTAACCGCTCCTATTTTTCTTAGCTTCATATAACAAAGTTTCAGTGACACAAATGCAAATGCAGATTCTCGGGAGTACGCCTAGACTATAGGTGGTTATGGAGCTTGATATATGTTTTGACTGAAGATTAGAAACAATATTTCCTCGGTTTAGCTGTTGTCCTAACTCTCTTATATCCTTTGCTGTTTTACAGGTTTTCATACCGTTGCAATTGTACCTAGATGCAAGACGAATATTCGAGTGTGTGAAAGAAAATGGGCAGAAGGGATTTGTGCCTAAGCAAGACAGTAAAATTGATTATACCTCATTATCTTCAGGCAACCTTCCAGAAGTTAGACACGTATTTGCTAGGGTTGTTTTCGACACAGTGTTTCCGTTAAACCCACCTCAAGAGTTGTAGTCCCTCTTGGATTGGTTGGGCTTAAACTGAGATACGGTagaaagcagaaatgatatTTGCCATACCTTTCTTATGTAAAAACATAATAGCTAGGCGTCGTGAACACCATTTTTGTACTCTTACaagatagaaataaaataagaaaagttgggagtttttttcccttttatttctttaatgtGATGGCATTGTGAGGAATGTCCTTGTACTTTTATGCACTTACAGATGGAGCAAGCGCAGTAGCTGGAGAAGCACCACCAGTGGCTGGCcttaagaaaatgagaaaattatAGGTAATTGATGGATGTCTTGCATATGTTGGTTCTACAATGGTTCGAGTATTGATTAGACTATCTTTAAGTGCAGGTGATGAAAACTTTAAAGTTACAATCCAGCTAAAACTTTGACAGCATCATAGATAACCCACTTCGCTGCAGTTAGTGTTCCTATCATGAAAATGCGAAGAGGAAGGTCCCGGGTAAACATGTCTCTAACATTTTCTTGACTGAGAGTATATGTCTTCCCTGCTGTCAGAAACGTTATGTTGGATCTGATTTCCTGGTTCTGTTTGGCATTCAGCTTTAGATTTGAGTTTGGTGATATTCAGGAAATGCTCTGGTTACTATGCCGATGCTCAAACTCATCAGctgttaaaaaatattcatagtCCATTTGCCAAGGACAAGTCCTCAAGCACTAAAGAGCATACAGTTATTTGCCCTATTTGGCAAGGAGATCCTGCTATTCCGTTTATTGCTCTGCCTTGCCAGCACAGGTTTGAttacctctctctctcccccAGATATGTAGTAAAAGTAATTCTACTAGAAGCTAAGTAACTGCACATGATTGCTTAAATTGAGTATATGAAGTTAGACAAGAGAGCAGTGATGTCATTGGCAATGGATGAAGAATTCAGAGTATATGATATAGTTGTTACCTGCGCTTTTAAGAATGATTTGTGGcatgtattaaaaataaaaacatcgCTTTCTTGTTGATCAGGTAATCTGGAATGATgtaatattgatattttggGTTATTTAAAAAgtcaacagaaaaataaaattgggCCGAAGCTTATTAGGCCCTAAAGGCCCACGAAGAAGAGCGAAACCCCTTAACGTGTGAAAACCCAAAATCTCGCTCTCTTCGTCTCatcatatttctcttttttgcgGCTCTCAACGTAAAGAACTCTTCCCGGCAAATAAACCGTTCGctgttttcatcttctctatgGCCAGTTCCGACAAAGTTAATTTATTGGGTTTGTTTTGGGTGGCTCTCTCTCTTATCTACTGTTTTGTAAATAGACATGTCTTGGCTACTCTAGctgaagagtttttttttttgttgttgctgctctGCTTTAAGGTAAGCGAGAGCCAGAAGATGATTTGGAGACCAAACCGATTCTGAAGAAACATAAGGAAAATTCCGAGGAGGAGAACAAGGTAACcacttgattcttcttctttgggaaCAAGTTTCTTTACACACTTTGTTATAGTAGTGGCTACTCATGTAACAGGAGCAGATCAAAGGAACGGTCGAGTTGTTGGAGACAAAATCTGATCAGGCTCCAGTGAaggtatgatttttttaaaaatctaaaaatattgtaCAAGTTTATGTTCAGTTGTTCTTATTGTCTCCAAACTGGCTACTCATGTAACAGGAGACAGTGGAAGGACTTGATGAAACTCCCGATTCTGTTGAGGTACCTAAGAAGTATATGTCTGGTCTTTTGATTCGTTGCTTTCCCTCAAGAAAAAAGACGCTCTATGTTTGCTGTCTCCCTCGCGACACTAAAATGCCAGATATGTAAGTAGCACCTTTAGTTTCCTCTTTCGTTCTTGTAGCAAGGTTTTCATGACTCCTCCATTTTTTACAGCATCGATTTCTTCAAAGATGTTGGACAAGTTGTTAGTGTTCAACTTACTACAAAACGCAACGGTTTGCGTTTGTCCACTGGCTTCGTTGAGTTTGCTTCTGCTAACGAAGCAAAGAAGGTGAGACTAGTTTATAGTTTAATGATGAAATGTATTTTACTAGTCATTTGAAAAGTACCCTATGCTTATGATGCAAATTGTTATTCGAAAATACCTTTGctaatcaaatcttttaattataCTGTAGGCGCTGGATATGAAGAATGGTGAATATTTGTGTGGTAATAAGCTTATTCTTGGCATGGCTAGCTGCGAAAATATTGCACAACCcaagtaaattaattttccCTGTTATAGTGATTTTGTTTCTGGCATGGTTGCTAGGTTTTTTTTATGCCATTACAGATTACTAATGCtattactttttgttaattaggtATTGCATATATCACAAGGTTTGGTAAGGGATTCAACTATTTGCCTCTTGAGTTTGTTACCATGAGCACATTAGGTGAAGTTTTTGGTATAGCAGGTACGAAGACTACATTCAACAAGAAAGCCTTCCgattgaagaagaggagaCACCTCCCAAAATTGTTCAGGTACCTTTGTTCTTATTATCTTCGAAATCTGTCAGGCTCAGAAGAAACGCTTATTCTGTCTCGGGGATGAGtctacttttttgttgttatgcaTATTTAAGCCCTTTTCTCCTTAAGAGTGGCGCTAACACACTTGGCTGTTCCATTCAGGCAGCTGCTGTAAGAAAAAATACGCTCTTTGTTGCCAATCTCTCTCcccaaactaaaatattacataTGTAAGTAGCAcctttaatttttgctttcGTTCTCGGAGGAAGTTTTCCATGACTGATATTTTATCCTTCCACTTTTACAGACTCGATTTCTTCAATGATGTTGGAGAAGTTGTTAGTGTTCGACTTATTGTAAGCCCCGAGAGTAAGCATGTGGGCTATGGCTTTGTTGAGTTTGCTTCTCCTTGCTTAGCAAACATGGTGAGACTAGTTTTGTAgtaatgatttaaaaattatcaaagtCATTTGAAAATTAGTGTATACTTATGATGAAAAACATTCAGCAGTTATTCGAAAGTAGGATAACTGATTAAATCTCACACACTGTAGGCGCTGGAAAAGAAGAATGGTGAATATTTGCACGATCATAAGATTTTTCTTGGTGTGGCTAAGACAGCTCCGTACCCTCCACGAATCAAGTAAATTGATTTTCCATTTTATGgagatttaatttgtttcagtAACACTAGTTGTAACTTATTGCTAGAGTTGTGATGCCATTACCGAAGACTAACgctattatttttgttaagtaGGTACAACCTTGCAGAGAAGCTTTGGTAAGTTCTTTTGCCTTTGAGTTTTGTTATCAAGAGCACATTGGGTGAAGGTTTTGGTATACATGGAGAGATCACAAGGGTTTTTGATATTCCAGGTACGAAGACTATCTTCTACGAGATAGCCTTCtgatagaagaagatgagacagTGGAAGGACTTGATGAAACTCCTAGTTGTGTTGAGGTACTTGTTCTtattatcttcaaaatatttcattacccttaaaaaaaatgactttATTCTGAGGATGAATCTTTAGATGAGGCTACTTCTTGTTATGCAATTCAAGTCCTTTTCTCCTTAGACTCGTGCTAACACACTTGACTGTTGAATTCAGGCAGTTGCCTTAAGAGAAAAGGTGCTCATTATTGCGCATGTCCCTCGCCGaacaaaaatatcacataTGTAAGTAGCACCTTTAATCTCCTCTTTCGTTCTTGGAGCAAGGCTGATATTTTACCCTCCATTTTTACAGCATCGATTTCTTCAAAGATGCTGGACAAGTTGTTAATGTCCGACTTATTGTAGACCAAAAGGGCAAGCCTTTTGGCCGTGGCTTTGTTGAGTTTACTTCTGCTGACGAAGCAAAGAAGGTCAGATTAGTTTATAGTAATGATGAAAAGTATTTTACTAGTCATTAGAAATTTAGTGTATACTTATGAAGAGGAAATAATTACTagaatatgtttatttttataatagaacacatcttttttttattattcgtATGTTTTCGGTACTTGTGTAATTACACTTAAGACCCTTgattagttttaattaaatattattattaaattcgtttttaattaaaaaataaataaaaaaacagtgaTTATCCATGTCATCAGTCCATGTCATTTACCCTAATCCACGTCATCCGAAACCAAAAATTCCTTTAAAACTTTcagtttctcattttttcaGCACATCTTACTATTCATCcgcgcaaaaaaaaaaaaaaaaaaaaaaatgtcgcTCTCTTCTCTCGTTCAGTCGAcggaaccctaatttcatcGCCGTTCTCTACTTATCTCGTCTCTTTCGGCCGAAACTCTTTCGGTGGTGTCGAATTTCAAgtcatcaaaaatcaaaacccaaatcaaagagatctgtggaattttatatgatttgttaCAGGTTTTAGTTGAATCAAGAATAACTActcttttactttgatttaATATGTCTATCGTTTAGTTTTCCTCTCAATCGATCTATTTAGAGATATTTCTACTTCTAtcaatgttttgattcatatgGTTTCGTCTTCCTCCTATGTATCCCTCAAACAGATTATTacgttttttaatttgattgttgttatttggccaataaatttcatattgtCTTCCCCAGAAAAATGTTGCTTTCCGATCTGTATTATAAATCAGCCGTAAAGTGATGTAACTCAGCCTTAACGTGatgtaactcagccgtaacatataatttatacaaCCTTTCGTCTTCCCTAAATGATAACTCAGCCGTGACATGTAATTTACCGAACCTTTCGTCTTCCCTGaagcatataactcagccgtaacatataatttacacTCATCTTTCGTTTGCCCTTgaacatataactcagccgtgacATGTAAATTTATAGATGTCTTCCCTTAAACATATAACTCAGTCGTAATGTAATTTTACCGAACCTTTCGTCTTCCCTGgaacatataactcagccgcGACATGTAAATTGACTGAACGTTTCGTTCTTCCTTAAGCATATAACTCAACCGTAATGTAATTTTATCGAACCTTTCGTCTTTCCTGGAACGTATAACTCAGTCGTGACAAGTAAATTGACTAAACCTTTCGTCTTCCCTTaagcatataactcagccgtgacatgtaaatttgTCGTGAAACAATAAGAGATACAACATTTCGTCTAACTTTATCATCGAGCACCAACTTCACAAATTTGTCGTGCGTTGTTTTCGCATCTATCTGCACAAGTTTACACCCTCTTTCATCAGTGTTAaatatgtatttgtgtttctataCCCAATTCCTGGAAACAACAATTACCAAAACTAGATCAACCATATCgggagaaagatgaaagaaattgaagaaaaatgaggAAAATGATGAGGAATTAGAAGTTCCGGTGATGTGAAAAATtcaagtgaagaagacgagtTGAAAAAATTTTACCCTATTTTTTTATCCTTTGATGATGCTGACATGGAATGATGACATGAAATATTACAGccgacgtcgttttgaatTGATGAGGTAGCAACTAAGCCACCAAACGAACATttgataactcagccatcaagCAAATCTATAAGTCAGTCGCAACATGAATACTAttacagtaattaaaaaaggaaaaaaaaataaagttaagtCAGCCGTGTAATGTCGTAACTCAACTAACTCAACCGTAACGTTCAACAACTCGGCCATAACTGCATGatattatagtaattaatcttttaaaaataagtcAGCCATAacatggctgagttatatcGTAATCCAGCTATTGGCGGCTGATTTATATCACTCGACTATAACTCAGCCGTCACATCTTTCCATAACTAAGCTAATCAAAACTATAACTCGGCCGCGTCGAGGAAATAAGTCAGCCTTTTTctcataactcagccatattGTTGGCTGGGTTATCGTATAACTTCTTATAACTCGGCCGAACATCCTTAACTCAAGCATACTGTTGCCTGAGTTATAGTATAACTCAGGCAACATTTTtcaactcagccgtaacgtcTGGCTGAGTTATACTCATACTTCGCCGTTTTGTTATGACTCATATATTTTTGACGTAAGTCAGCCGCAACATACCGTAACTCAGCCGGCTGAGTTCATTTAATCCACGTCAGCAAGTTCTGACGTGGCAGTGGCATTCCctgtaattatgtttttttcggTAACGTTTAGTAGGGGCACGCTgggtaataaaaaaactcgaaaatataacagtaattaaaaaaagttctgTCGTGTTCTGGTAATAACACCTAATTTCTTACCCACAGTTAATCTCCCTAcgaagaaaatgataaaagtaGTTATTTTGAAAGTTGATTGCTGACTAAATCTTTAATACTGTAGGCGCTGGAAATGAAGAACGGCAAATATTTACTCGATCGCGAGATTTATCTTAAGACTGCTCCATACCGTCCACGACCCAAGTAAATTGATTTTCCTTGTTATGGAGATTTGTTTCTGTAAcattgatttgtttctctttaatcttctttttcttctgtttgttcTCCAAATCATCAGCTTCTATCAAAAGGCTTTCTTCTCGAAGGTAGTCTTCGTACCTGGAATAACAAAAACCCTTGTCATCTCTTCATGTTTACCAAAAATTTCACCCAATGTGCTCTTgataacaaaactcaaaaggcAATATAGTTAAATCCCTTACCAAAGCTTCTCTGCAAGGTTGTACCTAATTAACAAGAAACAATAGCATTAAACTTGTACAATGACATCAAAACTCTAATAAGCAGTTAGAGAAACAAATCTCAATAACATGGAAAATCAATTTACTTGGGTCGGAGAGGGTATGGAGCTATCTCAGCCACGTCAAGAACAACATAACGATTCCGCAATCTTCTTAGGTTCTTCTTTTCCAGCGGCGCCTAATAgtataaaagatttgattagCAATCGTGCTTTCAAATAACTACTTGTAAATTTGACATCATATAAGTATACAAAACTTTTCAAATGGCTACTTATATACTTTTCATCATTAAACTAGTCTCACCTTCTTTGCTTTGTAAGCAGAAGCAAACTCAACAAAGCCACAGCCCACATGCTTACCCCTGTGGTCTACAATAAGTCGAACACTAACAACTTCTCCAACATCTCTGAAGAAATTGATGCTGTAGAAAATGGAGGATAAAATATCAGCCATGAAAAACTTGCTACAGGAACGAAAGAGGAAAGTATAGGGGCTAGTTACATATGTGGCATTTCACTTTTCAAAGGGAGATTGGCAATAAAGAGCGTCTTTTTTCTTACAGCAACTTCCTGAATTTAACAGCCAACTGTGTTAGCACGACTCTAAGGAGGACGAGAAGAgaatttaaattaacaataagTTGATTCATCCCCATGAAAAGTCATCTTCGGGATTTGTGGCAACAGTTCTGTTCTTTAAACGCTAAGCATTTCTTTTGGAGCCTAGCATGTTTTgaagagaattaaaaaataaggTACCTCAAGATAATCGGAATCGGGAGTCTCATCAAGTCCTTCCActgtctcatcttcttctatcaGACGGTTTTCTTGTCGAAGGTAGTCTTCGTACCTAGAATAACAAAAACCCTTTACCTAACGTTTTGTGAAATGTGCTCTTAAAAGCAAACTTATGAGGCAAATAGTTAAATCCCTTACCAAACCTTGTGATCTATGCAATACCTAATTAACAAAGATAACCGTGTTAGTCTTCTTGCAAAGAAGCTTTGGTAAGGGATTTAACTATTTGCCTCATAAGTTTGTTATCAAGAGGCACACTGGGTGAAGTTTTTGGTATACATGGAGAGATCAGAAGGGTTTTTGTGTTATTCCAGGTACGAAGACTACCTTGGACAAGACAGCCTTCTGATAGAAAAAGATGATTTGGAGACCTAACCGAATAAGAAATGAAGCTCTATGGTGTTTATAAGACGGAAATCTTCAGGGTATCTTGCGGTAAGAAGATTACCTTCTCTGACGACAGTtgatggaagaagatgaagcttttttgtgtttttaactTGTGATACAatgcaacttttttttgttacttcgGTTTTCGGAATATGTTTAATAAATTGGTAGAAGCCTAGCGCCTAGAACAATGGATCAGGGCATGGGcatatgtaaattatttacctttttatatcattttcataactttataagaaaatatgtattGCAAATGATGGAATGCTAAAAAAGTTACACAAATCTTTCAAGTAAGCCCATCTCAAGAGTTGTTGTCCCTCTTAGATTGGTTCTATACTTGTATTgcaaatgatattttaaatgaCTTCCATATTAGCTAGATGTATGTAGTGAACACCATTTTTGTTCTATACTagacaacagaaacaaaataattaagaaaaataactgGTAGTTCTGTTTCCCTTTTATTGCTCTAACGTGACGGCTACGCGAGGAATATTCTTGTAATTTTATGCACTTACAGATGGAGCAAGCGCAGTAGCTGGAGAAGCACCACCAGTGGTTGGCctaataaaatgataaaattatagTTAACTGATGGAGTGTCTTTCATAATTAGTTCTTAAATGAATTGAgtattgatgatgaaaactTACAATCCAGCTAAAACTTTGACAGCATCATAGATAACCCACTGCGCTCCAGTGAGTGTTCCTATCATGAAAATGCGAAGAGGAAGGCCACGGGTTAACATACCCCATAACCCTAGCCTCTTTACTGCCTGTAGCACATGAAAGAATCAAACCAAGTCAGTAGATCATATAAAAAGCTCTGTGTTGTGTATCCACAAGTTTGATGTTGTGGTGAAGAGTATGGAGCTTTTTTACTTACATCAGCAACGGTTGCTCCTTTAGAGTTATTGAGGAAAGACACCAAATTATCTGCAGGATGTGAGATGATGGCGCAGAATATTCCAGCAATGTATCCACCTGCAAAGCTAACTCCGAGCTGAACTGGCTTTGAGCACTCTTCTTTTGGGGTAGGCATCACTTTCTTGTATATGAGCTCCACAGTGTTTTCAAAAGTAGCAAATTTCATCATCGTATCTGCAAAGAAGTcgaattttcttttagtaaCTGAAATCATCATCTCAATGACTCTACTACATTTTCTTGTGTATAGAGACTTACATGGAATCTGGCGTCCCCAGAGAGGAACAAGTCCTTTGTGTAACCCGCGGAAGCCTTCGGATTTGATGATCTTTGGTAAACCATCAGATAAACCGCGGGCGAAACCAGGCTGAGTCTGGACCCTGACTTTGACAGCTTCCATTGGACAAAGAGCCACATCAGCGACGATTTCTGCAGAGGCTGAGCCAGCGAGGTAAATCAAGGTCTTGTATTTAGCTGCGTATTCTGGTCCAACAATGTCTGAGTAGTATTTCTTGGCGTACTCATAGAGACCGTATTTAAAAGCTCCTTGGGCACTGTAACCAAGAAGCGTTGGTGACCAGCCTCTGGTGAAACCCTTAAGCCCTTGCTCTTTGATTGTTGTCTTGAAAGCTGAAGTTATGTTCTTGTACTTCAGTGGATCAATCTGAAATAACAACAGAATTAAGGGTCTTTTTTGGAAATTCGTGGAATATTCTCTCTGAGTGAACATCAAAATCATGCATGAGATTGAAAAGTCTTCGACGGCGTTGAAGAGTCGATGCCGtgtaaaacaagaaaacgtaaaagttgacaaaaacaaaaattgttattcgctgtttttttttccgctaataatttctatattcaagtttttctcactaaatattttacttatcACACACgtattaaaaatgttaactaCAAATAGAGAAGTTGGCTTGGAACTTTCACCTGCATGTTGCATTTGATGACATCAAGTGGCGTAATCGCCGTGTGGGTGATACCGCAGCTCAGCATCCCGGCGACCGTACAC from Arabidopsis thaliana chromosome 3, partial sequence includes these protein-coding regions:
- a CDS encoding RNA-binding (RRM/RBD/RNP motifs) family protein (RNA-binding (RRM/RBD/RNP motifs) family protein; FUNCTIONS IN: nucleotide binding, nucleic acid binding; INVOLVED IN: biological_process unknown; LOCATED IN: cellular_component unknown; CONTAINS InterPro DOMAIN/s: RNA recognition motif, RNP-1 (InterPro:IPR000504), Nucleotide-binding, alpha-beta plait (InterPro:IPR012677); BEST Arabidopsis thaliana protein match is: RNA-binding (RRM/RBD/RNP motifs) family protein (TAIR:AT5G41690.1); Has 486 Blast hits to 414 proteins in 161 species: Archae - 0; Bacteria - 125; Metazoa - 82; Fungi - 41; Plants - 172; Viruses - 0; Other Eukaryotes - 66 (source: NCBI BLink).), translated to MRYEDYLRQENRLIEEDETVEGLDETPDSDYLEEVAVRKKTLFIANLPLKSEMPHIINFFRDVGEVVSVRLIVDHRGKHVGCGFVEFASAYKAKKAPLEKKNLRRLRNRYVVLDVAEIAPYPLRPKYNLAEKLWYEDYLREESLLIEADDLENKQKKKKIKEKQINVTETNLHNKENQFTWVVDGMEQS
- a CDS encoding tRNA nucleotidyltransferase/polyA polymerase family protein (polynucleotide adenylyltransferase family protein / RNA recognition motif (RRM)-containing protein; FUNCTIONS IN: polynucleotide adenylyltransferase activity, RNA binding, nucleotide binding, nucleic acid binding, nucleotidyltransferase activity; INVOLVED IN: RNA processing; LOCATED IN: endomembrane system; EXPRESSED IN: 12 plant structures; EXPRESSED DURING: 7 growth stages; CONTAINS InterPro DOMAIN/s: RNA recognition motif, RNP-1 (InterPro:IPR000504), Poly A polymerase, head domain (InterPro:IPR002646), Nucleotide-binding, alpha-beta plait (InterPro:IPR012677); BEST Arabidopsis thaliana protein match is: Polynucleotide adenylyltransferase family protein (TAIR:AT5G23690.1); Has 11594 Blast hits to 10901 proteins in 2648 species: Archae - 2; Bacteria - 6462; Metazoa - 1299; Fungi - 748; Plants - 674; Viruses - 8; Other Eukaryotes - 2401 (source: NCBI BLink).), whose amino-acid sequence is MAVLSVGFFACRSHFPVLPLFYCFSKVQLNTVAAAMETVDDKDSDHHHDKGSNKTTPEWKKLNSKDLGITTSMISKPTRIVLNGLKSKGYDVYLVGGCVRDLILKRTPKDFDILTSAELREVVRSFSRCEIIGKKFPICHVHIGNDMIEVSSFSTSAQNSLRNTRTGSGKSNGSYDEDSIRFNNCLQRDFTINGLMFDPYAKVIYDYLGGIEDIKKAKVRTVFHAGTSFQEDSARILRGTRIAARLGFTISKETAHFLKNLSFLVQRLHRGRILLEMNYMLAYGSAEASLRLLWKFGILEILLPIQAAYLVRTGFKRRDKRSNLLLSLFGNLDKLLAPDKPCHSSLWLTILALHKALADQPRYPSVVAAFSLAVHNGGDVLEAVKNTRKVTKPHNRSFFELLEPEEMDSQTLLDEVMDFDSSIKEALGQMTDGRFISKAMAAYPQAPYSDMVFIPLQLYLDARRIFECVKENGQKGFVPKQDSKIDYTSLSSGNLPEVRHVFARVVFDTVFPLNPPQEL
- a CDS encoding RNA-binding (RRM/RBD/RNP motifs) family protein, with the translated sequence MPHIINFFRDVGEVVSVRLIVDHRGKHVGCGFVEFASAYKAKKAPLEKKNLRRLRNRYVVLDVAEIAPYPLRPKYNLAEKLWYEDYLREESLLIEADDLENKQKKKKIKEKQINVTETNLHNKENQFTWVVDGMEQS
- a CDS encoding polynucleotide adenylyltransferase domain/RNA recognition motif protein, which gives rise to MASSDKVNLLGKREPEDDLETKPILKKHKENSEEENKEQIKGTVELLETKSDQAPVKETVEGLDETPDSVEVPKKYMSGLLIRCFPSRKKTLYVCCLPRDTKMPDIIDFFKDVGQVVSVQLTTKRNGLRLSTGFVEFASANEAKKALDMKNGEYLCGNKLILGMASCENIAQPKYCIYHKVCRYEDYIQQESLPIEEEETPPKIVQAAAVRKNTLFVANLSPQTKILHILDFFNDVGEVVSVRLIVSPESKHVGYGFVEFASPCLANMALEKKNGEYLHDHKIFLGVAKTAPYPPRIKYNLAEKLWYEDYLLRDSLLIEEDETVEGLDETPSCVEAVALREKVLIIAHVPRRTKISHIIDFFKDAGQVVNVRLIVDQKGKPFGRGFVEFTSADEAKKVRLVYSNDEKYFTSH